From Daucus carota subsp. sativus chromosome 6, DH1 v3.0, whole genome shotgun sequence:
ATGAACTCAGTGTTGACAAATGTAACCTTAAAACCCTGCTTAACTAATTGCAAGGAAAGCTCCATTAGGGGAATTACATGACCTTGAGCCGGATAAGGGATAGCTAGAATGTGCTGTTCTCCCATCTTTTCCCGTTAAATCAGGTTTTCcaagattttttttatgtttcttgGTAATTTGTACTCCTTAACTAAGATTTTGAAGTAGATTTATAGGTAAGATCTGATTGAGATGCCAAAGATGAAGACATTGATTTATCGTGATATTCTTATTTGTCGACAAATGTATGTACTCTCCTTCACTGTCTATGTCTACTTTTGTCCTTCAATTAGCGGCCATACTGTCATCTGCATGGAAGTTTGCCATGTCTTAGAACTAATATAAACATCTTAAACAATGTGTTTCAACTCTTATTTTTATCGACACATCTATTGTTTTTCTGGGGGTTGGTCCTAAATAACCAAATTTGAGGTGATAATGccccaaatatcaaaatatccaATAAATGGCCCTCACTAACCATTAGTGACGCACATGGTGTAGCGTCTTGGTTTTTTTTAaccaaaacgctacatcgtgtagcgtcttaagttttgttttttattaataaaatagaaaCGCTACTTTCAAAAGCGTTTAGTTTCCGTGGTTTTTGTTCAGAGGGGACATACAACCAAGACGCTAGACGCAATGGCGtctagctttttttttttttattcatttaactAAACACGCTAGTTAAACTTGCGTTTATGTTAGTTTTAAGATCAAATGGTAGCCGCACTAGTGTCTGACCTATAAGTTTAAAATGCCAAAATCTCTTTTggtcctaaaccctaaccatcagtcaatttaatttaaagtatGAACTAATTATTCTATAAcacaaacctaaaccctaaatattaacgattgtaaatttatttattccgccggcgtctcggcttcagggccttcggcccttcagcctcgcttaattagggtttaggctcgagggagtagggcctaccggccctacaccctcaatcctaaaccctaaccgtcggctaATTTtatatacagtacgaattaatcattctgcaacccaaacctaaaccctaaatgttaacggttgtaaatttatttattccgccggcgtctcggcttcagggccttcggcccttcagcctcgcattaattagggtttaggctcgagggagtagggcctaccggccctactccctcaatcctaaaccctaaccatcggccaatttaatatacagtacgaattaatcattctacaacccaaacctaaaccctaaatgttaacggttgtaaatttattttttaaaactagtGGCCCTAAatcctcaatcctaaaccctaattatcggtcaatttaatttcaaatataaattaattattttaaaatccaaatatgaaccctaaaatattaatgaCTGTTAATTTACgttctaattattattttattgggggttatcaaaattatttttaaaaaagcaaaatgaaacaaaattagtaaatcacatataataataaacaaCCAATTAATTTTGAAGGAGCTGGCCAATCACATATAACTCAAGAGCAAGGTGAAGAAGCACTGTCATATATATTCTCTGTACATCTTGGGCTTGGGCCTAAAAAGCCTAAAAAATGTAAAACGTTACTTCTTGTAGCGTTTACATCTTTTAAAAAACTGTAAAACGTTACACGAAGTAGCGTGTTAGTACAAGTTCAAGACGCTACTTCAGATACGTCTTTACTTGTTATTCAGGgccaactttttaaaaatggTTGTTTTGGGCATTAGTTTGGTTAATCCGGTTATTGAGGGCCTTTTTTCCTTTCAAGCTAGTGGATTTAGATCGGCATAGTTGGTAACTGGAAGGAAGTAAAAGGATAATACTGACATAATGTGTTGCCAATTTTCTAATGGATTTACGCGATAGACAATGTCATTCCATGCCTTCTCGACCCACTTTCGGGAAGAATACAAAACCTTGAAATATACTTCTGGCTGGATGAAGTGCAAGATCTGTCTATTAGCTTCCTGAACTTATTTATCACATGGAATCTCCTTATAATAATCCTTCAAATCATTGTACATCAAATAGATGTGAAGTACAAGATCATTAATCACATGGAATcaagtattaatatttttcaatcatTGAATATCAGATGATTTCCTGCTATATGAAAAGTTAGAGAAGAGGCTTGAAAGGGCATGGGAACTGAAAATGGCCAACTTTTGTGGCAAGTTTGTAGATAATCTACTTTGAGTGATTAATATATACGAtcagataatttatttatggCCAAATGTTCTGGAAGTAGTCTCTGCACTTCAGAACTTATTACTTCCTTGGAAATTATCAGCTGCTAACTAGTAGACATGTTAAGTATTGATAGAAAGAAAGTAGCAAGTAGTTATTTCATCCATTGGATGAAAAGTTGGTAGTATTGATAAAAGGTTGGAAATTACTTGATAGCAAGTGAAATGCTTCAGCCATGCTAAGGGAAAACATATTCAGACATGAAATAGTTATTTCATCCATTGGATGAAATTTCGTAAGTTGGTGTTAGAGCAGCCATCTCCTTGGACACTACTAGCAAGCTTTTCTTTAAGCACCATAGCTCTTTCCTTATAATCCTTGTCACCAAGAAGCATCTCCacctttttcttaatttcaCCTTTTGTGATGATGCCATTTTCATTTTTCTCGAACCCCAGACCAACCTTCCAAACATCACAGATGTACGTCTCATTAAGCAACTGATCCGCAAAATAAGGCCAGCACAGGAAAGGGACTCCATGACTCACACCTTCTGTTGTCGAATTCCATCCACAATGGCTTATAAAGCAAGCCACAGACGGATGTCGTAGAACTTTCTCTTGAGGTGACCAACCTACCATTCTTCCACGACACCCTATGCGATCTTCAAATCCTTCTGGATAAGCCTCATCTGTACAATCAGTCATATCAGGACGGACAACCCACAGGAACGGCTTGTTTGTGAGTTCAAGACCTAGAGCCAATTCTCGGAATTGTGTCTGATCAAAAACTGTGAAGCTGCCAAATGCAACATAGATGACCGAGCCAGCAGGCTGTTGATCGAGCCATGACAGGCAGGCAGAGTCCTCTGCCCAAAAATGACCTGCTTGATGTCCGAGCTCGTTGCTTGCCGATAGTGGACCAATCGGCAACGTATCTGGAAATAATGTAAATGCCGCAGGCTCAAGCTCACGAGCTGAATTGCATACTATCCAGCTTGTCAGTTTTAGGGACTCGTTTACattaagaaaaaaatcaaaaataattttccgCGTTGCCAAGTCTGTGAAGCAAGTCCATACAAATGTCGAAGTACTCATTGCAGGCATTGTTGGTGACAGCTGAATGATTTCATTCGGTTTAAGGACTCCTGTATTATCAGAGATCACGGTTATCTTTGaatatttagtcaaaaattggtcaatttgacttcaACGAACATtcagggacggagggagtattatatttcCGCTGATAATCTTGTAACATTAGTTATCTAACTTTACATTACTTTCCTATACTAGTAAAACTCAGtaacacatataaaatatatgaataatataagaTTAACAATGTCTTACCACCGTCAGTGTCCAAGACTGCATCTTGAATGAGCTTATGAATACTGCGGAGAGACGAAAGAGTAGCTGTTGATGCAGGCCAGAAGAATGCTCGTTTAATTCCCATGTTCTCGGCAACTTCCATTGCCCAGCTCATAGCCCCATCAGCAATAACACAGCTGATTTTGCTATCGTGCCTTGCGCTGTTAATATTTTCTATGAGGTCTACTAAATCTGCGCGCATCCGCAGTGGGAGAACGTCGAATAACTTCCCAATGTCATTCCTGTCCTCCCCTGGTTCCAACCCATCCGGGACCGAAACCAGGTGTATCAGGTCTCCCGAATCATCATCCTTGTTCGACAAGGCCTTCATGACTCGCTTGTGATTGAAGTCGGTGTTCACAAACGtgactctgataccatgttgagcTATTTTACGGACAAGCTCCATCATTGGAATGACGTGACCTTGTGCTGGAAATGGGATGGCCAGAACACGTGATACCTTGCTCATCTTTGCAAAAGTTGACGAAGGTTTTTTTGGCTAATGCTCTCTTCTCCTGTCTCGTATGCTTGGGTGTAATATAACAGTGTTGTCAGCTCATTCACAAAAAGGAAGTTCAGATAACGAATGGTAGCTGCAGACAGAGTTATTATTGAATGGTAGCTGCAGGCTGCAGCATGGAGTTGCAAAGACTCTTAGAATATGATCCCGGTAATTGCTCCTCCTAACACACGATTTTaagagaattggtcacttattagaatataatatgatcctcgtAAGTTCTCTTCCCAGCACTCTGAACTTTTGAGAGAGTTGGTCACTTAACAAAGACAAAAACGAAGAGATTGAACtacgatattattttaaattggtCCAGTAGAGTACTTCAGagataatatttataatctaGCATATGAGACAATATAATTCTTGCCACAAATAGAAACAGACATTAGACACTACTGTAGTTTTCAGATCAAGCAACTCCAACTATATATGCCAAGTTGCCAACAACTCAACCGTGGTCTGCCATGACAACCTTTCTTGGTCGTGAGGGTGCTCAAAGTGATTTTCAAGCTTAAAAATTGTAAGCTTATCAagaattttagtttaaacaatagATAAATCAGAATTTCATATCATATCTGAAAGCAGGCAGTATTCATGGCAGGCATTGTAGGTATCAGACAGATAACATAATGTTTGAACATTGTGTTTCTGCAGTAAAACTTCCCAATTTTTGGCAACATGCAATGCCCCATGCTGCCACCCCATCAGCGATAACACCGACAATATCTTTATCATCATCAGTTATATTTTGTATGGGCTCCTGCTTTGGTTGCCTCACTCTCCACATGCATTTACTCAGCTTTCCCATATCTTCTATCTTCCCGAATTCCCTTCCCATCATCCGGGATGAGCTAGGTGAATCCCATCTCCCAAATCATTATCGGTCTTAGACAAAGCTTTCATGACTCAACTGTTATCAATCAGTGTTTACAGAATATGGTTACTCTGAAACTGAAACCATGCTCTCTTTGCAAACCCCTAGACTAAAATAACATCAGTTGTCCTGGTAATTTGTTATTGTTAATCTATATTGTGTGACTCGTGTCATGTATCTAAGAGTTCAATACTATAAGTTAAGATAACGTAGTCATTTGCATGTTAAATCTTCTGTTAATCAAGTCGTATGAATATCACCAGGTTCTCAACCTTCTACTAATCAAAGTAATAATGGAAGTCGATCGATAAAAtgctttttgaataaaatataacagTGAACGAAACAAATCAAATAACGAGGAGACAagatgaaaaataaaaaccCGAGTTCAGTGGCGTGACTGTCTCCAACATTTTCCAACAATGCTCAAGTCTATCCCTCTTGTTTAAGTCTATTTTCTACATTTTCCGACAATGCTTTAGCAATGCTAACTGATTATCCTTGATAAAGTTTGAGGGCAAACATATTCAGAAATTAAGTACTTATTTCATCCATTCGACAAAATTTCTGAAGTTTGTGTTAGAGCAGCCATCTCCCTGGACACTACTCGCAAGCTTTTCTTTCAGCTGCATAGCTCTTTCTTTATAATTCCTGTCACCAAGCAGCACTTCCACCTTTTTCTTGATTTCACCTTTTGTTATGATGCCATTTTCATTTCTCTCGAACCCCAGACCAACCTTCCAAACATCACAGATGTACGTCTCATTAAGCAACTGATCCGCAAAATAAGGCCAGCACAGGAAAGGGACTCCATGGCTCACACCTTCTGTTGTCGAATTCCATCCACAATGGCTTATAAAGCAAGCCACAGACGGATGTCGTAGAACTTTCTCTTGAGGTGACCACCCTACCATTCTTCCACGACACCCTATGCGATCTTCAAATCCTTCTGGATAAGCTTCATCTGTACCATCCGGCATATCTGGACGGACAACCCACAGGAAGGGCTTGTTAGCGAGTTCAAGACCTAGAGCCAATTCTCGGAACCGTGTCTGATCAAAAACTGTGAAGCTGCCAAATGCAACATAGATGACC
This genomic window contains:
- the LOC108226906 gene encoding UDP-glycosyltransferase 83A1-like; translation: MSKVSRVLAIPFPAQGHVIPMMELVRKIAQHGIRVTFVNTDFNHKRVMKALSNKDDDSGDLIHLVSVPDGLEPGEDRNDIGKLFDVLPLRMRADLVDLIENINSARHDSKISCVIADGAMSWAMEVAENMGIKRAFFWPASTATLSSLRSIHKLIQDAVLDTDGGVLKPNEIIQLSPTMPAMSTSTFVWTCFTDLATRKIIFDFFLNVNESLKLTSWIVCNSARELEPAAFTLFPDTLPIGPLSASNELGHQAGHFWAEDSACLSWLDQQPAGSVIYVAFGSFTVFDQTQFRELALGLELTNKPFLWVVRPDMTDCTDEAYPEGFEDRIGCRGRMVGWSPQEKVLRHPSVACFISHCGWNSTTEGVSHGVPFLCWPYFADQLLNETYICDVWKVGLGFEKNENGIITKGEIKKKVEMLLGDKDYKERAMVLKEKLASSVQGDGCSNTNLRNFIQWMK